From the genome of uncultured Pseudodesulfovibrio sp., one region includes:
- the mutS gene encoding DNA mismatch repair protein MutS has protein sequence MLEQYLRFKEENPGCLLFFRMGDFYELFFEDAEVVSRAVQIALTSRNPNDENPIPMCGMPHHSVEPYLSQLLDKGYKIAICDQIEDPKEAKGLVKRDVTRVLTPGTVVEDSNLKSKANNYLGAFFWDSAKDAGGIAWLDFSTGQWSGLYSRKEPELWQWMVKINPSELLLPQGVKVPPQFGDLAGQVTGVAPGTFFDLAGARTRILEAQHAADLDSLGLAGKNELVRACGALLTYLDQTQKGEFGHLGEFKPLNLGKHLLLDEVTERNLEIFRRLDGKTGLGTLWQVMDRTMTPMGGRLLEARLRQPWRNLSPIEKTQECVAFLFERDRLRADIRHGLDSVYDLERLSTRIFLGRANPKDFIALRRSLSQLPQLYSLLSGENLDTAAELKRIVGKWDAMDDLCALLESALVDSPPPVITDGGLFRKGYDPVLDELIELNEHGEDRLKALHQAELAKNDIPKLKLGFNKVFGYYFEVSKAYKGQVPEHFIRRQTLVNSERYITPELKEMEDRIISASEERKSLEYRLFQELRERLAKARARFLFMADVVASLDFWQGLAEAARVNEWTRPTLHEDLEIEIEQGRHPVVEAAMGASNYIPGDLRMDQTRRILLITGPNMAGKSTVLRQVAIMTIMAQIGSFVPATSARIGLADRVFSRVGASDNLAQGHSTFMVEMTETARILRQATRRSLVILDEIGRGTSTYDGLSLAWAVVEELSTRAGGSVRTLFATHYHELTSLEGKIEGLRNLNIAVKEWKGDIVFLRRLVPGPADRSYGIEVARLAGVPRPVVERAREILAELEEKSQDNQAGGAVDRASQTLLPGFGAPPIKVDRELCEHPIVTQLTDLDVDGMTPIQALMLLNQWKDMIKD, from the coding sequence ATGCTCGAGCAGTACCTCCGTTTCAAGGAGGAGAATCCGGGCTGCCTGCTGTTCTTCCGTATGGGAGACTTCTACGAATTGTTTTTCGAGGACGCGGAGGTCGTGTCCCGGGCGGTCCAGATCGCCCTTACCAGCCGCAATCCCAACGACGAGAACCCCATTCCCATGTGCGGCATGCCCCACCATTCCGTGGAGCCGTATCTGAGCCAACTGCTCGACAAGGGATACAAGATCGCCATCTGTGATCAGATTGAAGACCCCAAGGAAGCAAAGGGGTTGGTCAAGCGAGACGTGACCCGCGTGCTCACGCCCGGCACGGTGGTCGAGGACTCCAACCTCAAGTCCAAGGCCAACAACTATCTTGGAGCCTTCTTCTGGGACAGCGCCAAGGATGCGGGCGGCATAGCATGGCTGGATTTCTCCACAGGTCAATGGTCCGGGCTCTACAGCCGCAAGGAGCCCGAGCTGTGGCAGTGGATGGTCAAGATCAATCCGAGCGAGCTGCTCCTGCCTCAAGGCGTCAAGGTTCCGCCCCAGTTCGGCGACTTGGCCGGTCAGGTTACAGGCGTTGCCCCGGGAACTTTCTTCGATCTGGCCGGAGCGCGCACTCGCATTCTGGAGGCCCAGCACGCGGCCGATCTGGACAGCCTCGGTCTGGCAGGCAAGAACGAGTTGGTCAGAGCCTGTGGTGCCCTGCTGACCTATCTGGATCAGACCCAAAAGGGTGAGTTCGGCCACCTGGGCGAGTTCAAGCCGCTCAACCTCGGCAAGCACCTGCTGCTGGACGAGGTTACTGAGCGCAATCTTGAAATTTTCCGCAGGCTTGACGGCAAAACCGGCCTGGGCACCCTGTGGCAGGTCATGGACAGAACCATGACTCCCATGGGCGGCCGTTTGCTCGAAGCCCGCCTGCGCCAACCGTGGCGTAACCTGTCGCCTATAGAAAAGACCCAGGAGTGTGTGGCCTTTCTGTTTGAGCGCGACCGGCTCCGCGCTGATATCCGTCATGGTTTGGATTCCGTTTACGACCTGGAACGACTGTCCACGCGCATCTTTCTCGGTCGAGCCAATCCAAAGGATTTTATCGCCCTGCGCCGCAGCCTTTCCCAGTTGCCCCAGTTGTATTCCCTGCTGAGTGGAGAGAATCTGGATACAGCCGCCGAGCTCAAGCGCATCGTGGGCAAGTGGGACGCAATGGACGACCTCTGCGCACTGCTTGAATCCGCACTGGTGGACAGCCCTCCGCCCGTGATCACGGACGGCGGTCTTTTCCGCAAGGGATACGACCCGGTTCTGGATGAACTTATCGAGCTCAACGAGCACGGCGAGGACCGACTCAAGGCCCTGCACCAGGCAGAGCTGGCCAAGAACGACATCCCCAAGCTGAAGCTCGGCTTCAACAAGGTGTTCGGGTATTATTTCGAGGTCTCCAAGGCGTACAAGGGGCAGGTCCCGGAACATTTCATCAGACGTCAGACCCTGGTCAACAGCGAGCGCTACATAACGCCGGAGCTCAAGGAGATGGAGGATCGGATCATCTCAGCCTCCGAAGAGCGCAAGAGCCTGGAGTACAGGCTTTTCCAAGAGCTGCGGGAACGTCTGGCCAAGGCCCGCGCCCGATTCCTGTTCATGGCCGACGTGGTCGCGTCACTGGATTTCTGGCAGGGGTTGGCCGAGGCTGCCCGGGTTAACGAGTGGACCCGCCCTACTCTGCACGAGGACTTGGAGATCGAGATTGAACAGGGGCGGCATCCCGTGGTCGAGGCGGCCATGGGCGCGTCCAACTATATTCCCGGCGATCTGCGCATGGACCAGACCCGACGTATCCTGCTCATAACCGGCCCGAATATGGCCGGTAAGTCCACGGTCCTGCGTCAGGTGGCCATCATGACCATCATGGCCCAGATCGGCTCGTTCGTTCCGGCCACCAGCGCGCGCATCGGGCTGGCGGATAGAGTATTTTCCCGCGTGGGGGCTTCGGACAACCTGGCCCAGGGGCACTCCACCTTCATGGTCGAGATGACTGAAACCGCGCGTATCCTCCGGCAGGCCACCAGACGGAGCCTGGTCATTCTGGATGAAATCGGACGCGGCACCAGCACCTATGACGGACTTTCCCTGGCTTGGGCCGTGGTCGAGGAACTGTCCACCCGCGCGGGTGGTTCGGTGCGAACTCTGTTCGCTACCCATTACCACGAGTTGACCAGCCTGGAAGGCAAGATCGAGGGGTTGCGCAACCTGAATATCGCGGTCAAGGAGTGGAAAGGGGATATCGTTTTTTTACGGAGGCTTGTACCCGGTCCGGCCGATCGCAGCTACGGCATTGAGGTGGCCCGACTGGCAGGCGTTCCCCGCCCAGTGGTTGAGCGTGCCCGGGAAATCCTTGCGGAACTCGAAGAAAAATCGCAGGATAACCAAGCTGGTGGAGCCGTGGATCGGGCTTCGCAGACATTGCTGCCCGGATTTGGCGCCCCGCCCATCAAGGTCGACCGCGAGCTGTGCGAGCACCCGATCGTCACCCAGCTGACGGACCTGGACGTGGACGGGATGACTCCAATTCAGGCGTTGATGCTGCTCAATCAGTGGAAAGACATGATCAAGGACTGA